In Tachyglossus aculeatus isolate mTacAcu1 chromosome 10, mTacAcu1.pri, whole genome shotgun sequence, the following proteins share a genomic window:
- the IFRD1 gene encoding interferon-related developmental regulator 1: MPKNKKRNAARGGAAAAAAAAAAAGAAAGGQHRNVQPFSDEDASIETMSHCSGFSDPASFAEDAPDAVDEEGTQEDMEYRLKGFIDLTFDKSAKTRQAALEGLKNALVSKMLYEFILERRMTLTDSIERCLKKGKSDEQRAAAGLACALCVQLGPGIESEEVLKTLAPILKKIISDGTATIPARQACATCFGVCCFIAMDDITELYLTMECLENVFTKSYPKEKDCNGICSSPNTALHISALLAWTLLLTICPINEVKKKLEMHLHKLPGLLACDDVNMRIAAGETLALLFELARGTDSDFFYEDMEPLTQTLRALATDGNKHRAKVDKRKQRSVFRDVLRAVEERDFPTETVKFGPERMYIDCWVKKQTYDTFKEVLGSGVQYHLQSNEFLRNVFELGPPVMLDAAALKTMKISRFERHLYNSAAFKARTKARSKCRDKRADVGEFF, encoded by the exons ATGCCGAAGAACAAGAAGCGGAACGCCGCCCGCGGcggtgcagcagcagcagcagcagcagcagcagcagcaggggcggCAGCAG GTGGCCAACACAGAAATGTGCAGCCTTTCAGTGATGAGGATGCATCGATTGAGACGATGAGCCACTGCAGTGGTTTCAGCGATCCTGCTAGCTTTGCTGAGGACG CTCCCGATGCCGTCGATGAAGAAGGAACTCAAGAAGATATGGAGTACAGGTTGAAGGGATTCATTGACCTTACATTTGACAAGAG TGCGAAGACGAGGCAGGCAGCCCTTGAAGGCCTTAAAAATGCCCTGGTTTCTAAGATGCTTTATGAGTTTATTCTGGAGCGAAGAATGACTTTAACTGATAGCATTGAACGCTGCCTGAAGAAAG GCAAGAGCGATGAACAGCGAGCGGCTGCGGGTCTGGCCTGTGCTCTCTGCGTGCAGCTGGGGCCCGGGATCGAAAGTGAAGAGGTTTTAAAGACCCTTGCGCCCATCCTAAAGAAAATAATTAGTGATGGAACGGCCACGATCCCAGCTAGACAGGCG TGTGCAACCTGCTTTGGCGTTTGCTGTTTTATTGCCATGGATGACATCACG GAGCTGTATTTAACTATGGAGTGCTTGGAAAATGTCTTCACCAAGTCCTACCCCAAAGAGAAAGACTGCAACGGCATTTGCAGCTCTCCCAATACGGCACTTCATATCAGCGCTCTGCTCGCGTGGACGTTGCTTCTGACCATCTGCCCCATTAATGAAGTGAAGAAGAAGCTTGAAAT GCATTTGcacaaactcccaggcctgcttgcTTGTGACGATGTTAACATGAGAATTGCTGCTGGAGAAACCTTGGCCCTTCTCTTTGAACTGGCAAGAGGGACAGATAGT GACTTTTTTTACGAAGACATGGAGCCGTTGACGCAGACGCTCCGAGCTCTGGCCACAGATGGGAACAAGCACAGGGCCAAGGTCGACAAGAGAAAGCAGCGCTCTGTCTTCAGGGATGTCCTGAGAGCCGTGGAG GAACGTGATTTTCCAACAGAAACTGTTAAATTCGGACCCGAGCGGATGTACATTGACTGCTGGGTGAAGAAACAAACCTATGACACCTTTAAGGAGGTGCTGGGATCAGGAGTGCAGTATCATCTGCAG TCGAACGAGTTCCTCCGGAATGTATTCGAACTCGGCCCCCCCGTGATGCTCGACGCGGCAGCCCTGAAAACCATGAAGATTTCCCGCTTTGAGAGG